In Bacteroidota bacterium, the following proteins share a genomic window:
- the focA gene encoding formate transporter FocA — MDQVKIDSLLPSEMASQAESIGVVKAKMPLAKTLVLAVLAGAFIAFGSVFFTTVTAASTMSYGVTRLLGGLCFSLGLILVIIGGAELFTGNNLIIMAWANKKVSTMQLLRNWCLVYLGNFVGAFFIVVLMLFAKQYQAASGMVGINMLNIAKTKCELDFMQAVALGVLCNILVCLAVWLCFSSKSIAGKIIAILFPISAFVACGFEHSIANMYFVPNAIFTLNQHDDKQLALIAQSGTDYSSITWTNFFMNNLLPVTIGNIFGGAVLVGLVYWFVYLRNNKSQ; from the coding sequence ATGGATCAAGTTAAAATAGATTCTCTGCTCCCTTCTGAAATGGCATCACAGGCCGAATCAATTGGAGTTGTAAAAGCAAAAATGCCTCTTGCTAAGACACTTGTTCTGGCAGTTCTTGCAGGTGCGTTTATTGCCTTTGGTTCCGTTTTTTTTACAACAGTTACTGCTGCTTCAACTATGTCATATGGTGTAACAAGATTATTAGGCGGACTATGTTTTAGTCTGGGTCTTATTCTTGTTATTATTGGCGGTGCCGAATTATTTACAGGAAATAATTTAATAATCATGGCATGGGCAAATAAGAAAGTAAGCACCATGCAATTACTCAGAAACTGGTGTTTGGTTTATCTTGGAAACTTTGTTGGCGCATTTTTTATTGTCGTGTTAATGCTGTTTGCAAAACAGTATCAGGCAGCATCGGGCATGGTTGGAATTAATATGCTCAATATAGCAAAGACCAAATGCGAATTGGATTTTATGCAGGCTGTTGCCTTAGGAGTACTTTGTAATATCTTAGTATGTCTTGCAGTATGGCTATGTTTCAGCTCAAAATCAATTGCCGGAAAAATCATTGCTATCCTTTTTCCCATATCAGCATTTGTTGCCTGCGGCTTCGAGCACTCTATTGCAAACATGTATTTTGTTCCTAATGCTATATTTACACTTAATCAACATGACGATAAACAATTAGCATTAATAGCACAGTCGGGAACAGATTATAGTTCTATCACATGGACTAATTTTTTCATGAACAACTTATTGCCGGTAACTATTGGAAATATTTTTGGTGGAGCGGTTTTAGTGGGTCTTGTTTATTGGTTTGTATATCTCAGAAATAACAAGTCGCAATAA
- a CDS encoding thymidine phosphorylase family protein: protein MHNYKELKIKNLGIDTYRENIIFMRSDCNISLSEGFAALTRLVVRCADKNIVATLNVIHSDLIQPGEAGLSMEAIKRLEAKEGDLISISHLQPISSVRQVRAKMYGGELNENELEEIIIDISKGHYSNIELSAFITSTSGNRLSLNEIKGLTRAMIRSGNKLKWNGQLVYDKHCVGGLPGNRTTPIVISIVAAAGLTIPKTSSRAITSPAGTADTMEVMTNVELSMLQMKNVVNEQNACFVWGGSVNLSPADDILISVGKALDVDSEGQMIASVLSKKAAAGSTHVVLDIPVGKTAKVRTNGDALQLKKHFEQVAEAIGLHVKVLITNGSQPIGKGIGPALEAMDVLRVLRNASNAPEDLKQRALFLAGELLELSGKTETGKGMQEANRILENGSAYKKFIAICNAQGRFTEPEYAAFKLDALAERSGLVTEINCRTLAKVAKLAGAPKSPKAGVLFQSPLGKQINIGDVLFTIYAEAQGELNYAFEYYKSEKNTIQII, encoded by the coding sequence ATGCATAATTACAAAGAATTAAAAATTAAGAATCTTGGAATAGACACCTATAGGGAGAATATCATTTTTATGCGTTCCGATTGCAATATATCTCTATCCGAAGGTTTTGCTGCGCTAACCCGATTGGTTGTACGATGCGCTGATAAAAATATTGTTGCCACACTCAATGTCATTCATTCCGATTTAATTCAACCTGGCGAAGCGGGGCTTTCTATGGAGGCCATAAAAAGATTGGAAGCTAAAGAAGGAGATTTAATTAGCATTTCTCACCTGCAACCAATTTCTTCTGTTAGGCAAGTGAGAGCAAAAATGTATGGAGGTGAATTAAATGAAAATGAGCTTGAAGAAATAATTATTGATATTTCTAAAGGGCATTATTCCAATATAGAGCTTTCAGCGTTTATAACCAGCACATCAGGAAATCGCCTTTCATTAAATGAAATAAAAGGCCTTACCCGAGCAATGATCCGCTCCGGGAATAAATTAAAATGGAACGGACAACTGGTTTACGACAAACATTGTGTTGGCGGCTTACCGGGAAACCGAACAACTCCTATCGTAATAAGTATTGTGGCAGCAGCAGGTTTAACAATTCCTAAAACATCTTCTCGTGCAATTACCTCACCGGCAGGAACAGCGGATACCATGGAGGTTATGACCAATGTAGAATTAAGTATGCTACAAATGAAAAATGTAGTAAACGAACAAAACGCCTGTTTCGTTTGGGGTGGCTCGGTTAATTTAAGTCCGGCTGACGACATTCTTATTTCTGTTGGAAAAGCCTTAGATGTTGACAGTGAAGGGCAAATGATTGCTTCGGTGCTTTCTAAAAAAGCTGCCGCAGGCTCTACCCATGTGGTGCTTGATATACCTGTTGGAAAGACTGCCAAGGTAAGAACTAATGGAGATGCATTACAATTAAAAAAACATTTTGAGCAAGTAGCTGAAGCAATTGGTCTGCATGTAAAAGTTTTGATTACAAACGGCTCACAACCTATTGGCAAAGGAATAGGTCCGGCACTTGAAGCAATGGATGTGTTACGTGTTTTGAGAAATGCATCTAATGCCCCTGAAGATTTAAAACAAAGAGCCTTATTTCTTGCCGGAGAATTATTGGAATTATCGGGTAAAACAGAAACAGGAAAAGGCATGCAGGAAGCGAATAGAATATTAGAAAATGGAAGTGCTTACAAAAAATTTATTGCCATTTGCAATGCTCAAGGTCGTTTTACTGAACCTGAATATGCTGCATTCAAACTAGATGCGTTAGCCGAACGTAGTGGCCTTGTTACTGAAATTAATTGCAGAACTTTAGCAAAAGTAGCTAAACTGGCGGGAGCTCCAAAATCTCCAAAAGCGGGTGTTTTATTTCAATCTCCTCTGGGTAAGCAAATTAATATTGGCGATGTATTGTTTACAATTTATGCCGAAGCTCAAGGTGAG